Within Fusarium keratoplasticum isolate Fu6.1 chromosome 8, whole genome shotgun sequence, the genomic segment TCGTCGGCATCGGGCGGCGCCATGTTCTCTTTAAAACTGTCGCGTGAACCCGGGCGGACAGACTCGGCGGTATGGCCTTGTCGGGAGGAAGGACGGGGAAGGTTTGATTCGCCGGTGAAGAAGTTGTATGTCGGCTGAGTACTCGCTCGGAAGGATGATATCTACGAATGCCCCAAGTCAGAAtgctgatggtggtggtgatggcaagACTAAtgtttgttttgtttggAATGTTGTTGACTTACCCTGGACTCTCTTAGAGTGGTCTGAGGGCGCCCGATGGCAGAAGTGCTAGCTCGAAACCTGTTGCTAGAAGAGACCCGTCGGCCTCCAGAGCCGTCAGGCGTATGGGCGCGCATTTTGTGGCGGGTGGTGAGGTTGCTTCTTGTGAGATGGGAAGCGCGATCCCCGAATGCCTTGTTTGCGATCACCACAGCAGCTGGTGGGTCAcgtgatgttgatgatcGATGTTGAGTGGGCAGCTTGCCTGCAGCTTTGTGCTGAACGAATGATGGGCTTCATGGATCTAGAGATCATCCAGAGCCAACAAATTAGGTTAGAACACTTTTATCTCCAATTGATATCGAGAGTGATACAGTAGACAGGTTGACATGGGTCCCAGGAATAGCTTCTATCTCAAATTCCGTTCGCGCCATTAGTCTAGGGTAACAACAGCAGGCAGTTCCGATGAAATCGGTATCTAGCTGGTAGCGACCTAGAATGAGGAGTTGTTTTGAAAGTAGCTTTATACATATTTAAATACTGTATGAATGCCTATTCCTCTTTCTTTGGTGCATGTACTGATCTTGCATTGCTACATGGCTAACGAAGATCCATACCTGATTGTTCAGGTTTGCAATTCAATTGCCATTTGCCACGGTGCATGATCCCAACCAACCTGTCGAGCAATCAACACAGCATATCTCCCCCATAATCGTCCCTGTAAGAGTGACCAATGACTGTAAATGCATTAAACATGGAATTGGCTCCGTTCATTGGTCTACAAGGGCTGAAAAAACAAGACAACGAGACATGAAGCTTCAATTCCTTATGCTCCAAAGCTTCAAGCTCATTGCCTTGTCTTTGAGCTGTGATGCATTGTGTCAACCACGTGGATCAAAAACAAACCCCTTTCTCCCTGACCCAATCAGCAAAGCTAAACGCAGACCAGGAACCATCTCTCGATCAATGACGCATCTTGTTTACCAACTCTTCCATCTCACAAGCTCCGatctgccaaggccaatcGCCAAGTGACGTAGCATCCATCATCCCGCCTTTCTCGGCCAGTAGCGGTACGTACCTGGGCGGGAAGGGGATGGGGACCCTGTTCCCGTAAGCTAAGATGGCACGTGATTGGCCATCCCGCAGCCGTTCCTTGTGGCTCGTGACCCACACCTTTCCATCCGCTCGGCATTGGAGTGGAGGGGAGAAGTGACGGGTAATGTTGAGTATTTTCATTCCATCGCTTGCAGAAAAAAAGCTTCCCCAGCCCCGACGATCTTTTGCAGTCTCCGTCTGTTCTTGCCCAGAGAATAGAGGCTCTTGTCTTGTATCCACTGACGTATTCTTCTGCGACTGCCATTGGGGACCTTGCTCTGAGATCTCTTGACCCTCCCTTCCCCGATTCCGGATCGAGTATGCGACTAGGCAGTCTCAACGACGCCGCAGCTTGAGCTGCCCTTACTCTCCCTCGACCTCATCTTGGAACCATAATCGTACCCAGACACTTTTTCTTGACAATAGATTTCATCTCATCATAAACAATGGCCTCAATTGGCCTCAGGGTGAGCTCCAACCTTGCCTCCTCCAGTTCTCCCCTCTAACAGCTTCCTCTAGTCCTCCGTGACCACCCGAGCTCTATCCCTTCGAACCCCACGCGCCCGTCAACTCTACTCGAAACCATCCACCTCGTCGTTGATCTCGTCACGATGGTCGTCAACCTCATCGAAGCGGCCTGACAGCCCCAGCGATTCCGAGAGTTCCGCAACTTCGACGACAGACTCCGACACGTCCGTTTCGAGCAGCGCATCCTCGACTTCCAACTCCAGCAGCAAGATTAATGTCTTTAGCAGCGACTGGGAAGACCTCGACACATCCATAAAGTCCTTTGACGACCTGCCACATCGTCTGTTCGGCGCGAACCAACACATGATCATTAATTATGAACTGAAGGAGGCCCTGCGTCTGATGCTTCGGCAGTTCAATGCTCCCATTGTCTACTGCTTCGCATATGGCTCTGGAGTGTTTCCTCAAGAGGTTTCCAAGCCGAGCATCTCCGATGCCGCCTTCCGCGCCGTTCACCCCAACCCGCCTGAAGCGCTCGTCAAGGCACAAAAGGGCTCTCCAAAGATGATTGACTTTATCTTTGGAGTGACGCACACTCAGCACTGGCATTCGATCAACATGAAGCAGCATCGCGATCACTACTCCGGTATCGCATCTCTGGGGTCCGGTTTCGTCTCGCGCGTGCAGAATTGGGGCGCTGGAGTCTACTTCAACCCGTACATTGAGATGAACGGAATGCTCATCAAGTACGGCGTGACAAGTATTGACAACCTCGTTACCGATCTCTCTTCTTGGGAGAGTCTGTACCTTGCAGGCCGTCTTCAGAAGCCCGTCAAGATTCTCCGTGACCATCCCCGTGTACGACTTGCGAACCAGCACAACCTCATCGCCGCTGTTCGAACtgcgctccttctcctgcCCCCAAAGTTCACAGAGGCCGAACTCTACAGCACCATCGCCGGCCTCAGCTACCTTGGCGATCCTCGCATGGCTCTTCCCACGGAGAACAAGAGCAAGGTGACAAACATTGTTGACAACAACATTGTTCACTTCCGTCGCCTCTACGCGCCCCTAGTTAAGACACTTCCAAACGTCGACTTTTCTGGTCCCTGCCGCATCGACGACCAAGACTGGATCCTCAACCCTGAGGCGGTTAACACCCTCGAGCAGGATATGGATCCCGTCCGTCGCGGTAACATGGTGCGGCGTCTTCCACAGACCTTCCGCTCCCGCCTCTACTTCCAGTACCAGAAGAAGTTTGGCATCCCTCGCGGCGAGTTCAATAAGTTGATGAAGGCCACTTCCGACGAGGAAAGTCGCGCTGTTCATCGCATGCAGGGAGGCGAGTTCGAGCGTCGCATCGCTACGGATGACCCTGAGAACCTGCGTGAGACGGTGCGGACCGTGGTCAAGCACACAGTCAACTGGCCCAGCACAACGCAGAGCATCAAGGGACTAGTGATGGGTGGCTTCTCACGGACGTGGCGATACCTCGGCGAGAAGTTTTCCAAGTGGAAGAAGGGCCAAGAGAGccaaaaggccaaggaaaaTGCCGACAAGTCTGAGTAGACAAGGGTCGAAGCCCCCCGCGTCCTTTTGATGCCTCCAGCCATCACGCTCACACCTGTACATATCACCAGCGTCTTGCACGACGCGCATTCCATTTTGTATCCCAGATCTATGTATAGCCCACTTTACCGCTGCAACAGCGAGAAGCAAGGGGCAACAACGCACAGCGTCGTTTTGGAGTATTTCGGACCGGAGCGTTTATAGGTAGGGTCAAAAGGAAGGAAAATAGAACAGACGTAGCGAAAGCAAATATGCAAAGTACCAAACAAAATAGGCCGTGTGCTATATGTTACAATTGGACAAAACCAAGCAAGAGAGTCTTGATATTGTCGAGATATAGACATTGTTGTTGTAGAGTCATAGAGACTACAAGGTTACAGCTTTCAACAAAAAAATACTACTACTGCCCTTCTCAAGCTCCAACCCATCCAGCCGTCAATAACCCATACAAAAAAGACAAGAGACAGTATGACATAcaaagataaaaaaaaaaaaaaaggaaaagtaaaaaaaggAGTGAAAGTAAACCCAAGAAGGGGAGGCTGTCCTCCCATCACGCTCGCTATTCAATGCGCCGCCCCAGGAACATTTTTCAGTGTCCTCCTCGGGCATCTATCCATGCACTTTGGGAATCACACCTCAAGGTTCAGTTTCTGGCTCATGGCCCCTTACCGACCCTCGTACTTGCCACTGACGAGCTTTCTCACCACCGGCACGTCTACCCACTTCTGCTCCGTGCTTGCGCTGTCGTCGGCGAAGGGGTCATCCTCTGTAAGTTCCTtcgccttgcccttgccctcgtcaAGTCTCGAGATGGAAATGCCGCTTCCTACCACATCGTCTCCAGAGGGAGTGTACTCCCATCTGGCCTCAACATGTCCTGGCTTGGGCTCGGTGCCCTCGGCGCCGATGATACGGCACACAATCTTGTGGGGTTCGTTGGTGAGCGTCACATCGCCTACCCGCCAGTACACCAGgtgcttgtccttgaggtgTGTTCCCACAGGCTTCGTCTGAGCGCCGCTTGACCGGCCCTCGTACGTCGCCACGATGACCACATTGTGTAACGTTACAGGCGCAGAGAACTTGAAGGATGGGTTGAGCTGGTATTGTAGTAGCAAGCCGAGCTTGTCTCCTTGAGGCTTCCAGGCAAGCTTCAGGAGCAAGGGCGCATGCTGACCGAGCGCGGGGCTTCCAGAATCCTCAGCAAATACCCGATAGGAGAATGCCGTGTTTGTCTTGGTGAGATGGGAGACGTCGAGGGAGAACTGATCGTGGTTTTCAACTGATGAGTTTTGCACGAAGATGCGGTTAGGACCAATGCGCTCCAGTGCTGCAAAGTTGTTGATACGGATGGTTTCGTAACCTGCTTCGTGTGAATACATGTCCTTGACGAATTCATGTTGCAACTTACTCTTTGCATCGCCCGAATCACTGGGGTTGTTGACAAACGCAACTTCACCAGTGATGGATGCAGACTTAATGCCACCCTCTTCAAAGACAGCAGAGACACTCTCAATGATGGATGAGTTCAGACCAGGGGCCGTCATATCAGGATGCTTGGGGTGGGCAAGGCTTCCCAATGAGTTGCCCGATCGTACAGACTGCGTATCTGAAGTTCCAGCAATGCTAGCCTCGGATGCTAGCGCAGCGACGGTGCCGGACTTTGTGAAGGATGTAGCGGGCAATGAAGGCGACACAGGGAACCCGCCCACGGAGGAATCAGTACCGCTCTCGGGCATACTAGGCGGTGGGACGTAGACGGTGTGCCGGACGTCACGGCGACCTCTTACGGTGCCTGTGCGACGAGTGGCCGGACCGATCTTGAGGCTGTTGGCAACACTCGACAACGCAGCGAGCTTGGCTTCCggatcctcttcctcaactgGTGTCTGCTGAatgttgaccttgagcagtTGCTCAGGGTCTTCACCTGCTTCCTGCTGGGCCTCCCTTTGAGCTTGCGAGATGGGGTCGTTCATCGGCGGTGGCACAGTGAAGCCTTCTGAGTCCTTGGTTCCAGCAGTGGCTGCAGCAGGGGTCGATTGCTGCTCCTCTGGCTTGTGCGAAGGAGGAGGGCCTGGGGGCGGCTGAACATCTGACAAATCGGGCTCATGGTTGCCATTGACTGTGCCTGCAGTCGTTTGTGGGATCGGGCTGTCCATCAGACCTTCATTGTGCGACACTCCGTTCGTGTTATCGTGCGGCGTggactcgggcttggatggtTGGTCGATATTCGCGGGCAGCTTAGGCACATCAGGTGCTTCTGCTAGAGAGGACAGTCGATGATGCTCCTGCAGATTAGTCGAGGAGCCTCTTGGTGAGACACCGCGGTCATGATGACTGTGGCTGGTTCCCAACCTGCCGAAGCCAGGGCCGCCCTTTTGAGGGGATAATTGGCCAAAACCGGCGTGCATGCTCTGTCGCCTTCGTCCACCAAACATGGTACCGAGACGGCGAAGTTTGCCGCCTTCAAGATGTTAGCTAAGCGTACAACATGCCAAGGGTCGACTTACCTGGCTTGGGCTCTTGTGGAACCGAATTGTTCTCGCTCACATCGTCGTCGGGAACGGTAGAGGAAGCGGCAGCAGGGGTAGGAGGCGCCTGGACGCTTGGTGTGGGTGCATTGGTGCTACCAGCAGTGCTTGGGGGCACTGGCGTTGAAGGCGTGGTGCCGACAACGGACGACTGTCGCGTTGAAGTCCTCGTGGGAAGCTTGGCCCTGCCTTGGGTGGCCCTGTTCACAAATGACTGGATTTCCTTGTCCGTATCGATCTCAAGCATGAGCGCAAGCGTTTCGACGGCATTCTCCTGAACGCGCTGGGCTTGGTCGGATTCGTGGGTCTGGTACTGGGTGAGGAGGTCACGCAGATTGTTGACCCGCGACTCGTCGAGGGCTTGGAGGGACTCGAAGATGAAGGGCGCCTGCGACTCCCACTGTCCGCTAGCAGCCTCCAGCTTAGACGAGGCGGCGTCGACCTTTTGGGTGTTGGCACGACCCCCCTTCTTGCTCAGCTTGTCGGACCGctcctgagcctcctcaAGGTCCTTTGCCATGGTAGCCAGGTTGTTGGACATGGTGTTCATGTTTTGGAAGTCCTTGCGGATGTGAAAGTTGCGTAGGGGGTGCTCAATGTCCTTCTCGATGCGATCGGCGAGCTGATGGTGGGAGTGGGCGATGCTCTCGACCGAGTCGATGATTCGGTTCCATGGGGCCTGGAAGACACTATGGCAACTGTGAGCCTGCGAGCCATCATGGTACTGCAGAGCGGCCAGACTTACCCTAGCTCAGACTGGGCATTGGGCACCTTGAAGGCAGTGAGCTTGCGCAAGCCCTGAACATACTGTTCCTCGACGCGACGGCGCTCCTAGGTTGAAGGTCAGTATGCCGTCTGGATGGAACGGGATGACCCCAAGTTTGTGCGTGGGcattggcatccatctcgagaAGCCGGCGTACCTGGAGCCAGTCGGCAATTTCGACGTTGATGCGGGACATGCGCTTTACTCGTTCTGAGAGGGTATGAGCCGCCTGGCCGGGCTGGAGAGCTGCCTATGAGTTGCGCAAAGAAGCAGATCAGTAAAAGCTCGACACCAGACTCTGCGTCTTGCATTTTGCAGCGCTGCAGTCTTGGCTGTGGACGGGGATTGCCTCACCAGCATGGCGGGATACTCGGCCCTTGCCATGTCTTCCATGGTGGACCGATTTGGGGAGCGGCGCGGCGCAAACGGATGGTGGAATTATATATAGGTGTGGAAGTAGGGGGGAGATGATTAAGTATACGATTAATGGCTCGAGGAGAGAATGCgcatggcgatgaggctgagggcgagCGAGAGGGGTCGGTCAAGCTTCGGGGTTGACGAACAAGGCGACAGGGAGGTTTTGCTTGGTtcggtgatgatgggtcGGCCGGTTGGTCGGGAAGCAAGCAAACGCAGTGACGGACAAGACGGCTAGGTTTGTTAATAGACCAGAAAGGTCATGTCGCAGGTGACAATGTCGACGGGAGGATGGGACGAGTCGGAAGAAAGGGGAAAGCTATTACGCGGCTCTTGTGCGTTGATCCAAGCCAAGATGCGGTGCGATGCGAGGTTGGAAGAATAGAATCT encodes:
- a CDS encoding Phosphatidate cytidylyltransferase, mitochondrial, translating into MASIGLRSSVTTRALSLRTPRARQLYSKPSTSSLISSRWSSTSSKRPDSPSDSESSATSTTDSDTSVSSSASSTSNSSSKINVFSSDWEDLDTSIKSFDDLPHRLFGANQHMIINYELKEALRLMLRQFNAPIVYCFAYGSGVFPQEVSKPSISDAAFRAVHPNPPEALVKAQKGSPKMIDFIFGVTHTQHWHSINMKQHRDHYSGIASLGSGFVSRVQNWGAGVYFNPYIEMNGMLIKYGVTSIDNLVTDLSSWESLYLAGRLQKPVKILRDHPRVRLANQHNLIAAVRTALLLLPPKFTEAELYSTIAGLSYLGDPRMALPTENKSKVTNIVDNNIVHFRRLYAPLVKTLPNVDFSGPCRIDDQDWILNPEAVNTLEQDMDPVRRGNMVRRLPQTFRSRLYFQYQKKFGIPRGEFNKLMKATSDEESRAVHRMQGGEFERRIATDDPENLRETVRTVVKHTVNWPSTTQSIKGLVMGGFSRTWRYLGEKFSKWKKGQESQKAKENADKSE
- a CDS encoding MHD domain-containing protein, producing the protein MEDMARAEYPAMLAALQPGQAAHTLSERVKRMSRINVEIADWLQERRRVEEQYVQGLRKLTAFKVPNAQSELGVFQAPWNRIIDSVESIAHSHHQLADRIEKDIEHPLRNFHIRKDFQNMNTMSNNLATMAKDLEEAQERSDKLSKKGGRANTQKVDAASSKLEAASGQWESQAPFIFESLQALDESRVNNLRDLLTQYQTHESDQAQRVQENAVETLALMLEIDTDKEIQSFVNRATQGRAKLPTRTSTRQSSVVGTTPSTPVPPSTAGSTNAPTPSVQAPPTPAAASSTVPDDDVSENNSVPQEPKPGGKLRRLGTMFGGRRRQSMHAGFGQLSPQKGGPGFGRLGTSHSHHDRGVSPRGSSTNLQEHHRLSSLAEAPDVPKLPANIDQPSKPESTPHDNTNGVSHNEGLMDSPIPQTTAGTVNGNHEPDLSDVQPPPGPPPSHKPEEQQSTPAAATAGTKDSEGFTVPPPMNDPISQAQREAQQEAGEDPEQLLKVNIQQTPVEEEDPEAKLAALSSVANSLKIGPATRRTGTVRGRRDVRHTVYVPPPSMPESGTDSSVGGFPVSPSLPATSFTKSGTVAALASEASIAGTSDTQSVRSGNSLGSLAHPKHPDMTAPGLNSSIIESVSAVFEEGGIKSASITGEVAFVNNPSDSGDAKSYETIRINNFAALERIGPNRIFVQNSSVENHDQFSLDVSHLTKTNTAFSYRVFAEDSGSPALGQHAPLLLKLAWKPQGDKLGLLLQYQLNPSFKFSAPVTLHNVVIVATYEGRSSGAQTKPVGTHLKDKHLVYWRVGDVTLTNEPHKIVCRIIGAEGTEPKPGHVEARWEYTPSGDDVVGSGISISRLDEGKGKAKELTEDDPFADDSASTEQKWVDVPVVRKLVSGKYEGR